One window of Zalophus californianus isolate mZalCal1 chromosome 3, mZalCal1.pri.v2, whole genome shotgun sequence genomic DNA carries:
- the TSN gene encoding translin isoform X1 — MSVSEIFVELQGFLAAEQDIREEIRKVVQSLEQTAREILTLLQGVHQGAGFQDIPKRCLKAREHFGTVKTHLTSLKTKFPAEQYYRFHEHWRFVLQRLVFLAAFVVYLESETLVTREAVTEILGIEPDREKGFHLDVEDYLSGVLILASELSRLSVNSVTAGDYSRPLHISTFINELDSGFRLLNLKNDSLRKRYDGLKYDVKKVEEVVYDLSIRGFNKETAAACAEK, encoded by the exons ATGTCTGTGAGCGAGATCTTCGTGGAGCTGCAGGGCTTTTTGGCTGCCGAGCAGGACATCCGAGAG GAAATCCGAAAAGTTGTACAGAGTTTAGAACAAACAGCTCGAGAGATCTTAACTCTACTGCAAGGGGTTCATCAGGGTGCTGGTTTTCAGGACA TTCCAAAGAGGTGTTTGAAAGCTCGAGAACATTTTGGTACAGTAAAAACACATTTAACGTCTTTGAAGACCAAGTTCCCTGCTGAACAGTATTACAG ATTTCATGAGCACTGGAGGTTTGTGTTGCAGCGTTTGGTCTTCTTGGCTGCATTTGTTGTGTACTTGGAATCAGAAACACTAGTGACTCGAGAAGCGGTTACAGAAATTCTTGGCA TTGAGCCAGATCGGGAGAAAGGATTTCATCTGGATGTAGAAGATTATCTCTCAGGAGTTCTAATTCTTGCCAGTGAATTG TCGAGGCTGTCTGTCAACAGTGTGACTGCCGGAGACTATTCCCGGCCCCTCCACATCTCCACCTTCATCAATGAGCTGGATTCCGGCTTCCGCCTTCTCAACCTGAAAAACGACTCCCTGAGGAAGCGCTATGATGGCTTGAAGTACGATGTGAAGAAAGTAGAGGAGGTGGTCTATGATCTCTCCATCCGGGGCTTCAATAAGGAGACTGCGGCGGCTTGTGCAGAGAAATAG
- the TSN gene encoding translin isoform X2 has product MSVSEIFVELQGFLAAEQDIREEIRKVVQSLEQTAREILTLLQGVHQGAGFQDIPKRCLKAREHFGTVKTHLTSLKTKFPAEQYYRFHEHWRFVLQRLVFLAAFVVYLESETLVTREAVTEILGIEAVCQQCDCRRLFPAPPHLHLHQ; this is encoded by the exons ATGTCTGTGAGCGAGATCTTCGTGGAGCTGCAGGGCTTTTTGGCTGCCGAGCAGGACATCCGAGAG GAAATCCGAAAAGTTGTACAGAGTTTAGAACAAACAGCTCGAGAGATCTTAACTCTACTGCAAGGGGTTCATCAGGGTGCTGGTTTTCAGGACA TTCCAAAGAGGTGTTTGAAAGCTCGAGAACATTTTGGTACAGTAAAAACACATTTAACGTCTTTGAAGACCAAGTTCCCTGCTGAACAGTATTACAG ATTTCATGAGCACTGGAGGTTTGTGTTGCAGCGTTTGGTCTTCTTGGCTGCATTTGTTGTGTACTTGGAATCAGAAACACTAGTGACTCGAGAAGCGGTTACAGAAATTCTTGGCA TCGAGGCTGTCTGTCAACAGTGTGACTGCCGGAGACTATTCCCGGCCCCTCCACATCTCCACCTTCATCAATGA
- the NIFK gene encoding MKI67 FHA domain-interacting nucleolar phosphoprotein isoform X1: MAVFAGPAKPFLSLNPQEEAKFQKEVAQARRRATQRQEKEKLTPGVIYVGHLPPALYETQIRAYFSQFGTVTRFRLSRSKRTGNSKGYAFVEFASEDVAKIVADTMNNYLFGERLLKCHFIPPEKVHEELFREWHVPFKKPSYPAVKRYNQNRTLLQKLQMEERFKKKEKLLRKKLAKKGIDYDFPSLILHKKDKRNASNTGLQKSANSQVLSKKKKKKKASRTPTTPEKTVESQGPTPVCTPTFLEKRKSEVAKMNVDDQDNEIVFKQPVPGVKEETQETQTPTRSRKKRRRKSNQ, from the exons ATGGCGGTCTTTGCTGGCCCGGCCAAGCCGTTCCTGTCGCTGAACCCGCAGGAAGAGGCCAAATTTCAGAAGGAGGTGGCGCAGGCTCGCCGACGCGCAACCCAG cgacaggagaaagaaaaactgactCCTGGAGTAATCTATGTGGGCCACTTACCTCCAGCACTTTACGAAACCCAGATCCGGGCATATTTCTCCCAGTTTGGCACTGTTACAAGATTCAGACTGTCTAGAAGTAAAAGG ACTGGTAATAGTAAAGGCTATGCCTTTGTGGAGTTTGCATCTGAAGATGTTGCCAAGATAGTTGCTGATACAATGAACAACTACCTTTTTGGTGAAAGACTCTTAAAGT gTCATTTTATACCACCCGAAAAAGTACACGAAGAACTTTTTAGAGAGTGGCATGTTCCATTTAAAAAGCCATCATACCCAGCAGTGAAACGGTATAATCAGAATCGGACCCTTCTTCAAAAGCTACAGATGGAGGAGcgatttaaaaagaaggaaaaattactcAGGAAGAAATTAGctaaaaaaggaattgattatGATTTTCCTTCACTG attttacataaaaaggacaaaagaaatgcTTCAAATACTGGGCTTCAGAAATCTGCAAATAGCcag GTCttatcaaagaaaaagaagaagaaaaaggcttCACGTACTCCTACCACTCCTGAGAAGACTGTGGAGAGCCAG GGCCCCACACCAGTTTGCACGCCAACGTTTTTGGAGAAACGAAAATCTGAAGTGGCTAAAATGAACGTTGATGATCAAGATAACGAAATAGTTTTCAAACAACCCGTACCTGGTGTGAAAGAAGAAACACAAGAGACTCAAACACCTACACGTTCGAGGAAAAAAAGACGAAGAAAAAGCAATCAGTGA
- the NIFK gene encoding MKI67 FHA domain-interacting nucleolar phosphoprotein isoform X2 encodes MAVFAGPAKPFLSLNPQEEAKFQKEVAQARRRATQTGNSKGYAFVEFASEDVAKIVADTMNNYLFGERLLKCHFIPPEKVHEELFREWHVPFKKPSYPAVKRYNQNRTLLQKLQMEERFKKKEKLLRKKLAKKGIDYDFPSLILHKKDKRNASNTGLQKSANSQVLSKKKKKKKASRTPTTPEKTVESQGPTPVCTPTFLEKRKSEVAKMNVDDQDNEIVFKQPVPGVKEETQETQTPTRSRKKRRRKSNQ; translated from the exons ATGGCGGTCTTTGCTGGCCCGGCCAAGCCGTTCCTGTCGCTGAACCCGCAGGAAGAGGCCAAATTTCAGAAGGAGGTGGCGCAGGCTCGCCGACGCGCAACCCAG ACTGGTAATAGTAAAGGCTATGCCTTTGTGGAGTTTGCATCTGAAGATGTTGCCAAGATAGTTGCTGATACAATGAACAACTACCTTTTTGGTGAAAGACTCTTAAAGT gTCATTTTATACCACCCGAAAAAGTACACGAAGAACTTTTTAGAGAGTGGCATGTTCCATTTAAAAAGCCATCATACCCAGCAGTGAAACGGTATAATCAGAATCGGACCCTTCTTCAAAAGCTACAGATGGAGGAGcgatttaaaaagaaggaaaaattactcAGGAAGAAATTAGctaaaaaaggaattgattatGATTTTCCTTCACTG attttacataaaaaggacaaaagaaatgcTTCAAATACTGGGCTTCAGAAATCTGCAAATAGCcag GTCttatcaaagaaaaagaagaagaaaaaggcttCACGTACTCCTACCACTCCTGAGAAGACTGTGGAGAGCCAG GGCCCCACACCAGTTTGCACGCCAACGTTTTTGGAGAAACGAAAATCTGAAGTGGCTAAAATGAACGTTGATGATCAAGATAACGAAATAGTTTTCAAACAACCCGTACCTGGTGTGAAAGAAGAAACACAAGAGACTCAAACACCTACACGTTCGAGGAAAAAAAGACGAAGAAAAAGCAATCAGTGA